GCTCCTTCTCGGCGCTCCGGTGACGCTGGCCCTGCGGGCGCTGCCGGTGGCGGGCCGGGGCTCGACGGGGCCGCGCGAGCTGCTGCTGAAGCTGCTGCACAGCCGGTACATGAAGGTGATCACGCACCCCGGCTTCACGATCCCGATGTTCATCGCGAGCCTGTACGCGCTCTACTTCACGCCGCTCTTCGACTTCCTGATGGGCTCCAAGCCGGGCCACATCGGGATGATGGTCCACTTCCTGATGGTGGGCGTGGTCTTCTTCTGGCCGATCATGGGCGTCGACCCGGGCCCGCACCGGCCGGGCTATGTGATGCGGATGCTGGAGCTGTTCGCGGGGATGCCGTTCCACGCCTTCTTCGGCATCGCGCTGATGATGGCCTCGGAGCCCATGGTCAAGGCGTACGAGAACCCGCCGGCCTCGCTGGGGATCGACGTGCTCACCGACCAGAACGCGGCGGGCGGCATCGCCTGGGCGTTCAGCGAGATTCCGTCGGTGCTGGTGCTGATCGCGCTGGTCTACCAGTGGTACCACTCCGAGCAGCGGCAGGCGGTCCGCCAGGACCGGGCCGCCGACCGGAACGGGGACAAGGAGCTGGAGGCGTACAACGCGTACCTCGCCTCGCTCCAGACCCGTCGGTGACGCTCGGCGTGCGGTGAGCCGTGCCCTTCCGGGCCCGGCGCGGGACCTCGTACGGGGTCCGGCGCCGGGCCCGGCCCCGTTTCCGGCGTACGCCGGAGCGTCCGGGGAGTAGCGCGCGCCCCGCTCGGGGGGTCACGATGGGCTGGACGGCTTCCACGACCTCGGTCGGAAGGAGGGCGGACTGATGTCCGGTGGCACGAAGACGATGGCGGTGCTGACCTGCGCCGCGGTGGTGCTCACGACGGCGTACACGGTGGCGCTCGGCAGCAGCGGCTGGCTCTGGTTCGGCTCGGTGGTGCTCGGTGTGGCGACGATCGGCCTGGCCGCGTCGGACAGCGCGACCCCGGCCGGCCCACGCGGTCGGCCCCCGGCCGGTCCGGGCCCGGCAAACCCCTGAGCCGCCCCGGCCGACCCGCCCCGCGCTCAGCTCCGCGGAGCGAGGACCACCCAGACCTGCCCCGGTGCGAAGGCCAGCGGCTCACCGCCCGGGGTCGTGAACGTGGTGCCCGACGTGGACGACGTCCGGGACCAGCGGGCCTCGTGCGCGCGCCCGTCGCGCAGGACCGTCGCGGTGCCCCTCCCGACGGTCTCGGTGTACGGGGAGACGGCGCCGGTCACGTCGTGGAACCGGGAGGGACGGACGGTGACGCGCTGGATCACCACGGTCGACGGGGCCACGGGTCCCGTGTCGGTGGCCCGTGCCGCGCGGCCGTCCATCGCCACCCGCCAGGTCCGGTCGGAGGCGGACCAGGTGAAGGTGTAGCGGGCCGCCGGGTAGCGGACGGTCTCGGCGTCGGTCGGGGTGCCGCCCGCCGGGGCGGGGCCGAAGCGGAAGCCGATGTCCCGGGCGTCCTGGGGCTCGGAGACGGTGGCCAGCGCCCGCTCGGGGCGCAGATAGAGGTTGTGCGGGGCGGCCCGGTCCGGGGAGCGCCGGAAGGCGCCGGGGTCGGTGGTCTCGGTGACGGGGTGCAGCGGCGCGGCGTTCAGCAGGGGGTTCAGGGCGGACTGGGCCCCGGAGTAGGCGAGGACGGGGCGGCCGAAGGCGCCGAGCAGCTCCAGGTCGGATTCGCGGGCGCTGCGGACGGGTCCGACCAGCTCGGGGAGCCGGGACGCGTACACGGCGAGGAGGCGGGTCGCGCCGCCCTCGACCTGTTCGACGTAGACGAGATCGGCGGCGCCGAGACCGGTCTGGGGACGGGCCGCCGCCACGTTGTCGATCTTGACGGCGAGGACGGGCGCCGGCCGTGCCGGGAGCCCGGTGAACGGGGAGAGGCCGGTCGGCGCGGGCGCCGTCGTGGCGGGCGCGGGCGTCGTCGGGGCGGGCGTCGGCGTGGGCTCCGGCGGGCCGGAGTCGGAGCAGCCGTACAGCCCGGCCGCCGCCACCGCGCACAGCAGGGCGGTGAGGACGCGGCCGGGGCGCCTGGCTCCGCGCTCGCGTGTCATGGTGACGCTCCCCCACCAGTGGACCACGGGGCCGCACACGGATACAACGGGCTTGACGGACGACGAACGGGGGTCACGGGTGTTCTACCACCTGATGAAGTACGTACTGCTGGGGCCGCTCCTGAGGCTGCTCTTCCGGCCGCGCATCGAGGGTCTCGAGCACATCCCCGAGGAGGGTGCGGCGATCGTCGCGGGCAATCACCTCTCCTTCTCCGACCACTTCCTGATGCCGGTCGTGCTCGACCGGCGGATCACGTTCCTGGCGAAGCAGGAGTACTTCACGGGGCCGGGGATCAAGGGCCGGCTGACGGCCGCCTTCTTCCGTGCGGCCGGTCAGATCCCGGTGGACCGCTCGGGCAAGGAGGCCGGGAAGGCGGCGATCCGGGAGGGCCTCGGCGTGCTCGAACGGGGTGAGCTGCTCGGCATCTACCCGGAGGGCACGCGCTCGCACGACGGGCGGCTCTACAAGGGCAAGGTGGGCGTGGCGGTGATGGCGCTGACGGCCGGGGTGCCGGTGGTGCCCTGCGCGATGGTGGGCACCTTCGAGATCCAGCCGCCGGGGAAGGTCGTGCCGAGGATCCGCCGGGTCACCATCCGGTTCGGGACGCCGCTGGACTTCTCCCGCTTCGCCGGGTCGGCGGGCGAGAAGGCGGTGGTCCGCGCGGTGACGGACGAGATCATGTACGAGATCCTCCGGCTGTCCGGGCAGGAGTACGTGGACGACTACGCGGCGGTGGTGAAGGCGGCGGAGCCGGGGACCGACGGCTGAGCCCCGGTGGAGGGTTCCCCCGCGGGGAACGCTGTGAGCGGATCCGCGCTCGGCGCAAACCCCTGGGCGGTCGCGTCGGGCGGCCGTAGCGTCACGATCATGACCAAGGGAACCGCGTTCGTACTGGGTGGATCGGGACAGGTGGGGCGGGCGGCCGTGCGGGCGCTCGTCGCGGACGGCTGGGAGGTGACGGCCGCCTCGCGGGGCGGCGGCAGGGACGGGAGGTGGCCGGCCGAGGTCCGGTCGGTGGCGCTCGACCGGACCGAGGAGGGCGCGCTCGCGGCCGGCCTGGGCGAGGGATGCGATGTGCTGGTGGACATCGTGGCGTACGACGCCGGGCACGGACGGCAGCTCACGGGGCTCGCGGACCGGATCGGCTCCGCGGTGGTGGTGTCCAGCGGCGCCGTCTACGAGGACGAGCGGGGACGCAGCTTCGACACCCAGGACCGGCCGGACGGCTTCCCCGCCTACCCGCTGCCGATCCCGGAGGACTGCCGGACGGTGGCGCCCGGCGAGGGCACGTACGGCACACGGAAGGTGGCGCTGGAGCGGGAGTTGCTCGCGGCGGGCGACTCGCTGCCGACGACGCTGCTGCGGGCGGGCGCGATCCACGGGCCGTACTCCCCGGGTCCGCGCGAACTGTGGTTCGTGAAGCGGGCGCTCGACGGGCGGCCGGTGCGCCTCCTCGCGTACGGCGGTGCCTCGCGGTTCCACCCGGTGCACGTGGACAACCTCGCGGAGCTGGTCCGGCTGGCGGCGGCGAACCCGGGCAGCCGGGTGCTGAACGGCGGTGACCCGGAGGCGCCGACGGTGGCGGAGATCGGGGCGGCGATCGACGCGGTCATGGGCGTCGTGAGCGAGACGGTGCTGATCGAGGGCGCACCGCCGCAGGACATCGTGGGGGCCACCCCGTGGACGGCCCCGCGGCCGGTGGTCTACGACATGACGGCGGCGGAGCGGGAGCTGGGGTACCGGCCGGTGGTGTCGTACGCCGGTTCGCTTCCGGAGACGGTCGCGTGGCTGACCGAGCGGGTGGCGGGCCGGGAGTGGCGGGAGGCCTTCCCCGGTCTCGCCAAGTACGGGGTGGACTTCTTCGACTACGCGGCGGAGGACGCCTGGCTGGCGTCGCGGGGGTGACGCGAGTGAGGGGAGGGACGGCTGTCCCTCCCCTCACCGGGCCGTCAGCGTGTTACGGCTTCGGGGTGGCGTGCGGGGCGCAGGTCTGGTCCCTGGCGTCCAGCTTGCCGGTCAGGAGGTAGGCCTCGACCTTG
This sequence is a window from Streptomyces sp. NBC_00691. Protein-coding genes within it:
- a CDS encoding lysophospholipid acyltransferase family protein, with the protein product MFYHLMKYVLLGPLLRLLFRPRIEGLEHIPEEGAAIVAGNHLSFSDHFLMPVVLDRRITFLAKQEYFTGPGIKGRLTAAFFRAAGQIPVDRSGKEAGKAAIREGLGVLERGELLGIYPEGTRSHDGRLYKGKVGVAVMALTAGVPVVPCAMVGTFEIQPPGKVVPRIRRVTIRFGTPLDFSRFAGSAGEKAVVRAVTDEIMYEILRLSGQEYVDDYAAVVKAAEPGTDG
- a CDS encoding cytochrome c oxidase assembly protein, with product MDHSGHGMTTDLPPFTLGRGLEFSPDLFFLIGCLAALGLYGWGVARLRRRGDAWPVSRTVFFTVGVLTIALVMCTRLNDYGMVMFSVHMVQHMVISMLSPILLLLGAPVTLALRALPVAGRGSTGPRELLLKLLHSRYMKVITHPGFTIPMFIASLYALYFTPLFDFLMGSKPGHIGMMVHFLMVGVVFFWPIMGVDPGPHRPGYVMRMLELFAGMPFHAFFGIALMMASEPMVKAYENPPASLGIDVLTDQNAAGGIAWAFSEIPSVLVLIALVYQWYHSEQRQAVRQDRAADRNGDKELEAYNAYLASLQTRR
- a CDS encoding DUF3048 domain-containing protein, whose translation is MTRERGARRPGRVLTALLCAVAAAGLYGCSDSGPPEPTPTPAPTTPAPATTAPAPTGLSPFTGLPARPAPVLAVKIDNVAAARPQTGLGAADLVYVEQVEGGATRLLAVYASRLPELVGPVRSARESDLELLGAFGRPVLAYSGAQSALNPLLNAAPLHPVTETTDPGAFRRSPDRAAPHNLYLRPERALATVSEPQDARDIGFRFGPAPAGGTPTDAETVRYPAARYTFTWSASDRTWRVAMDGRAARATDTGPVAPSTVVIQRVTVRPSRFHDVTGAVSPYTETVGRGTATVLRDGRAHEARWSRTSSTSGTTFTTPGGEPLAFAPGQVWVVLAPRS
- a CDS encoding NAD-dependent epimerase/dehydratase family protein, translating into MTKGTAFVLGGSGQVGRAAVRALVADGWEVTAASRGGGRDGRWPAEVRSVALDRTEEGALAAGLGEGCDVLVDIVAYDAGHGRQLTGLADRIGSAVVVSSGAVYEDERGRSFDTQDRPDGFPAYPLPIPEDCRTVAPGEGTYGTRKVALERELLAAGDSLPTTLLRAGAIHGPYSPGPRELWFVKRALDGRPVRLLAYGGASRFHPVHVDNLAELVRLAAANPGSRVLNGGDPEAPTVAEIGAAIDAVMGVVSETVLIEGAPPQDIVGATPWTAPRPVVYDMTAAERELGYRPVVSYAGSLPETVAWLTERVAGREWREAFPGLAKYGVDFFDYAAEDAWLASRG